Proteins from a single region of Bremerella sp. JC817:
- a CDS encoding sigma-54 dependent transcriptional regulator, whose amino-acid sequence MTTTPQDEVQTDAAPVQPDQFRVLVVDNDKAHAMTMAESLERIGFVCTVATSGPEGAEKIVAEPFEIVVTDLVMNDIDGMGILQLAKESRPNCEVIVVTGHATVSTAVAAMQKEALNFLEKPLTPDKLRAAALKAAETIQLKRQNSELMRRLDEKFGFEGLIYSSNKMRQVVQRLQRIAPTDASVLILGETGTGKEVVAQAIHQNSPRKKKPFVPLNCAELSEHLLESELFGHAKGAYTDAASERIGRLEYANGGTLFLDEIGDMPMPTQVKLLRVLESSEITRVGENKPIRINVRLLSATNCDLEGAIAAGTFRADLYHRLRIVTVQLPALRERPDDILPLFDHFLKVFSKKHDKKVRGIDRTVFQRCLEYDWPGNVRQLRNFAESMVVLDLDGTIGLDDLPPELIQEGDDLVPPVDPKPAVAGNGEMPSMVGQPISEVEKWLIGETLKSTGGNREEAAKMLGIGERTLYRKIKEYGLRGD is encoded by the coding sequence ATGACAACGACGCCACAGGATGAAGTTCAAACCGATGCCGCTCCAGTTCAGCCGGATCAGTTCCGCGTACTGGTAGTCGACAACGACAAGGCCCACGCCATGACCATGGCCGAAAGCCTTGAGCGGATCGGGTTTGTCTGCACCGTCGCCACCAGCGGTCCCGAAGGGGCCGAGAAGATCGTCGCAGAACCGTTCGAGATCGTCGTCACCGACCTGGTCATGAACGACATCGATGGTATGGGCATTCTGCAGCTTGCCAAAGAGAGCCGCCCCAACTGCGAAGTGATTGTGGTGACCGGGCACGCGACCGTTTCGACCGCGGTGGCTGCCATGCAGAAAGAGGCGCTGAACTTCCTCGAGAAGCCGCTTACCCCAGATAAGCTGCGAGCCGCGGCCCTCAAAGCGGCCGAGACGATTCAGCTGAAACGTCAGAACTCGGAACTGATGCGGCGGCTGGACGAGAAGTTTGGGTTCGAGGGGCTCATCTATTCCAGCAACAAGATGCGGCAAGTCGTGCAGCGATTGCAGCGTATCGCTCCGACCGACGCCAGCGTGCTGATCCTTGGGGAAACGGGAACGGGTAAAGAAGTCGTCGCCCAGGCCATCCATCAAAACAGTCCCCGCAAGAAGAAGCCGTTCGTCCCGCTGAACTGTGCCGAGCTGAGCGAGCACTTGCTCGAGAGCGAACTGTTTGGTCACGCGAAGGGGGCTTACACCGACGCTGCCAGCGAACGCATTGGCCGCCTCGAGTATGCCAATGGCGGGACGTTGTTCCTCGATGAAATCGGTGACATGCCGATGCCCACCCAGGTCAAGCTACTTCGTGTCCTTGAATCGAGCGAGATCACCCGCGTTGGTGAAAACAAGCCGATCCGGATTAATGTTCGTTTGCTTTCGGCAACCAACTGCGACCTGGAAGGGGCGATCGCCGCCGGTACCTTCCGGGCCGACTTGTACCATCGTCTGCGAATTGTCACCGTCCAGTTACCCGCCCTGCGAGAACGCCCTGACGACATCTTGCCGCTGTTCGATCACTTCCTGAAAGTGTTCTCGAAGAAGCACGACAAGAAGGTTCGCGGGATCGATCGCACCGTGTTTCAGCGATGCCTGGAATACGATTGGCCCGGCAACGTTCGCCAACTGCGAAACTTCGCCGAGAGCATGGTCGTGCTCGACTTGGATGGCACGATCGGTCTGGACGATCTGCCCCCCGAATTGATCCAGGAAGGGGACGACCTGGTCCCGCCGGTCGATCCGAAACCAGCCGTCGCTGGCAATGGCGAAATGCCAAGCATGGTCGGTCAACCGATCAGTGAAGTCGAAAAGTGGCTCATCGGCGAGACCTTGAAGTCGACCGGTGGAAATCGCGAAGAGGCCGCCAAGATGCTGGGCATCGGCGAGCGGACCTTGTACCGGAAAATCAAAGAATACGGACTACGCGGCGACTAG
- a CDS encoding ATP-binding protein, with amino-acid sequence MDPHSSSREHSEPVREKSRDQYLVDQYNEIARLAGSLAHEIKTPLSVIRMNMELLAEDMEDPQTPQQRRAKQKIATVQEQCQRLQGLLDDFLRFARIRDLNLLPGNLNEQIERVLNFVEPQANQQGVEIIRYLDSELPSIDLDAELLYSALLNLVVNAIQAMPDGGSLMVQTREFRSGVLLRLVDTGCGMSDTTAIRMFDPFYSTKEGGSGLGLPLAKKIIEAHHAIIDVQSELGRGTQFTLEFPLPPRIGQKPADASEEAAG; translated from the coding sequence ATGGATCCGCATTCTTCCTCGCGCGAACACTCCGAACCCGTTCGCGAAAAGTCGCGCGATCAGTACCTGGTCGATCAATACAACGAGATCGCCCGGCTGGCAGGTTCGTTGGCACACGAAATCAAGACGCCACTCTCGGTCATTCGAATGAACATGGAACTGCTGGCCGAGGATATGGAAGATCCTCAAACGCCGCAGCAGCGCCGCGCGAAGCAAAAGATCGCGACGGTTCAAGAGCAATGTCAGCGGCTGCAGGGCTTGCTGGACGACTTCCTGCGGTTCGCTCGGATTCGCGATCTGAACCTGTTGCCGGGCAACTTGAACGAGCAGATCGAACGTGTCCTCAACTTCGTCGAGCCGCAAGCCAATCAGCAAGGTGTCGAGATCATTCGTTATCTCGATTCCGAACTGCCCAGCATCGACCTCGATGCCGAACTGCTCTATTCGGCCTTGTTGAACCTGGTGGTCAACGCCATCCAGGCCATGCCGGATGGTGGCTCGCTAATGGTGCAGACCCGCGAGTTTCGCAGTGGTGTGCTGCTGCGATTGGTCGACACCGGCTGCGGCATGAGCGACACGACCGCCATTCGGATGTTCGATCCCTTTTATTCGACGAAAGAAGGGGGATCAGGGCTGGGCTTGCCGTTGGCGAAGAAGATCATCGAAGCGCATCACGCGATCATCGATGTCCAAAGCGAACTGGGCCGAGGAACGCAGTTCACGCTCGAATTTCCGCTTCCCCCCCGAATCGGACAAAAGCCGGCCGATGCTTCTGAAGAAGCCGCCGGATAA
- a CDS encoding polyribonucleotide nucleotidyltransferase: protein MEEIRVEKQVGSETLSLETGFLAKQAHGAVLVKYGETVVFVATVSGPSRPGTDFFPLTCDYRERTAAAGKFPGGFIKREGRPTTKEILSSRLMDRPIRPMFPKGYHDEVQIQANVVASDRQHDGDVLAMIGASAALCISHLPFQGPLGAVRMGRVDGELVAFPSFEQLENSDLDLIISGNKESVLMIEGFSREMPEDEMAEAIMKAHSIVKDICDLQIELAEKVAPTKMEFAEPDDGGLYQRLMDSYYADLKSAKQTAGKQDRAEKVRELKTKVKEELIPDPSAEGAIDEGAFGTAWHDMEERVIRDLILSGTRTDGRDTKTLRPIVCRVDVLPRVHGSAVFQRGETQSLITVTLGTPRDEQRVDGLIDEYSKKFMLDYNFPSFSVGECRPIRGPGRREIGHGALAERSVNPVLPGPEDFPYTIRVISDILESNGSSSMASVCGATLGLMAAGVPITNPVAGISIGLVKEGDDYVLLTDILGEEDHHGDMDFKVAGTQNGITGIQLDLKIKGINEDIIRKTLVQAREARIEILRKMLTTISQPKDEPSPWAPRMLRTKINPDKIGLLIGPGGKTIRAIQEETGATIDVEDDGTVIVASGNQEWAEAAMARVQAITGEVEVGKIYEGRVTSVKDFGAFVEILPGRDGLCHISELSTEYVSDVNSVVKVGDILAVKVLLVDEHDRVKLSHKATLPGGEAPAGEEGDELEAAGSRGGRGGDRGDRGGDRRGGGDRGGRGGDRGGRPRRPRRED, encoded by the coding sequence GTGGAAGAAATTCGTGTAGAGAAGCAAGTTGGAAGTGAAACCTTATCCCTCGAAACCGGCTTTCTAGCCAAGCAAGCCCACGGGGCAGTGCTCGTTAAATATGGCGAAACGGTTGTTTTTGTCGCCACCGTCTCTGGTCCTTCTCGACCTGGTACCGACTTCTTCCCGCTGACCTGTGACTATCGCGAACGTACCGCTGCGGCTGGTAAGTTCCCAGGTGGTTTCATCAAGCGAGAAGGTCGCCCGACCACCAAAGAAATTTTGTCGTCCCGTTTGATGGACCGCCCAATTCGTCCCATGTTCCCGAAGGGGTACCACGACGAAGTTCAGATTCAAGCCAACGTGGTTGCGAGCGATCGTCAACACGACGGTGACGTTCTGGCCATGATCGGTGCCTCGGCTGCTTTGTGCATTTCGCACCTGCCGTTCCAGGGCCCACTGGGTGCGGTTCGCATGGGTCGTGTCGACGGCGAACTGGTTGCCTTCCCATCCTTCGAGCAGCTGGAAAACAGCGACCTCGACCTGATCATTTCGGGTAACAAGGAATCGGTCCTGATGATCGAAGGCTTCTCGCGGGAAATGCCCGAAGACGAGATGGCCGAAGCGATCATGAAGGCTCATAGCATCGTCAAGGACATCTGCGATCTGCAGATCGAACTGGCCGAAAAGGTCGCTCCCACCAAGATGGAATTCGCCGAACCAGACGACGGTGGTTTGTACCAGCGTCTGATGGACAGCTACTACGCTGACCTGAAATCGGCCAAGCAGACCGCTGGCAAGCAGGACCGCGCCGAAAAGGTTCGCGAACTGAAGACCAAGGTCAAAGAAGAGCTGATCCCAGATCCATCCGCAGAAGGTGCGATCGACGAAGGTGCTTTCGGCACCGCCTGGCACGACATGGAAGAACGCGTTATTCGCGATCTGATCCTCAGCGGTACGCGTACCGATGGTCGTGACACCAAGACCCTGCGTCCGATCGTTTGCCGCGTCGACGTGTTGCCACGCGTTCACGGCTCGGCCGTGTTCCAACGTGGTGAAACCCAGTCGCTGATCACGGTGACTCTGGGTACGCCTCGCGATGAACAGCGCGTTGACGGTCTGATCGACGAGTACTCGAAGAAGTTCATGCTGGACTACAACTTCCCGAGCTTCTCGGTCGGTGAATGTCGTCCAATTCGTGGCCCAGGCCGACGTGAAATCGGTCACGGCGCTCTGGCCGAACGTAGCGTGAACCCAGTGCTGCCAGGTCCAGAAGACTTCCCTTACACGATCCGTGTCATCTCGGACATTCTGGAATCGAACGGTTCCAGCTCGATGGCTTCGGTCTGTGGTGCGACCCTCGGCCTGATGGCTGCTGGTGTGCCAATCACCAACCCAGTGGCTGGTATCTCGATCGGCCTGGTGAAGGAAGGGGACGACTACGTCCTGCTGACCGACATCCTGGGCGAAGAAGATCACCATGGCGACATGGACTTCAAGGTTGCCGGTACCCAGAACGGTATCACCGGTATCCAGCTCGACCTGAAGATCAAGGGTATCAACGAAGACATCATTCGTAAGACCCTCGTTCAGGCTCGCGAAGCCCGTATCGAAATCCTTCGCAAGATGCTGACCACCATCAGCCAGCCGAAGGACGAACCATCGCCATGGGCTCCACGCATGCTGCGAACCAAGATCAACCCAGACAAGATCGGTCTGCTGATCGGTCCTGGCGGCAAGACGATTCGTGCCATCCAGGAAGAAACCGGTGCGACCATCGACGTCGAAGACGACGGTACCGTCATCGTTGCCAGTGGCAACCAGGAATGGGCCGAAGCTGCCATGGCTCGCGTCCAGGCGATCACCGGCGAAGTCGAAGTTGGCAAGATCTACGAAGGTCGTGTCACCAGCGTTAAGGACTTCGGTGCATTCGTCGAAATCCTGCCAGGTCGTGACGGCTTGTGCCACATCTCGGAACTGTCGACCGAATACGTCTCGGACGTCAACTCGGTCGTCAAGGTCGGCGATATCCTGGCCGTGAAGGTCCTGTTGGTCGACGAACACGATCGCGTCAAGCTGAGCCACAAGGCCACGTTGCCAGGTGGTGAAGCTCCAGCCGGCGAAGAAGGCGATGAGCTCGAAGCTGCCGGTTCGCGTGGCGGTCGCGGTGGCGACCGTGGTGATCGCGGCGGTGACCGCCGTGGTGGTGGCGATCGCGGTGGACGTGGTGGTGACCGTGGCGGTCGTCCTCGTCGTCCTCGTCGCGAAGACTAA
- the rpsO gene encoding 30S ribosomal protein S15 produces the protein MSITKDKKNDAIQDFQRGGEDTGSPEVQIAILTNRINNLTEHMKKHTKDYATRRGLLAMVSRRRRLLDYLKRHDPQKYLDMLARLGIRK, from the coding sequence ATGTCGATTACCAAAGATAAGAAGAACGATGCCATCCAAGATTTCCAGCGTGGTGGCGAGGACACGGGTTCCCCGGAAGTTCAGATCGCGATTTTGACCAATCGCATCAACAACTTGACGGAGCACATGAAGAAGCACACCAAGGACTATGCGACGCGTCGTGGTCTGCTGGCCATGGTTAGCCGTCGTCGTCGCTTGCTGGACTACTTGAAGCGGCACGATCCGCAGAAGTACTTGGACATGCTGGCACGGCTTGGTATTCGTAAGTAG
- a CDS encoding ComEC/Rec2 family competence protein, which translates to MSQAAANRTNPPEISRTIYLPLVLLAAALTFGVLLDWAFDLPMLTWGVGFFLTLLAWAILWRKRHDSWACGVLLGAVAIFGGGLHHVHWNFYRTSELSLALSAEKQPVALRGVVTDYPRFVPAQPPRTAFEFQQSDQWKLPLRLEQIRNRAEWIEVSGETEVYVTGASCDFEPGQPVAVFAQATMAEPPLNPGEFDLARWSRGKRSRIFLRSNFVECIQPMGSAASFTLLSPLRLARRYVADQLVASISPQYEGLAETIFLGRRERLDDNTDDAFRQTGTVHLLALSGLHLGILAMAVYGVLRYLPGPAWLPGAGLLLLTITYVLLVDARPPILRASGLVAMICLGELLFRKSQFGNSLAMAWIGIVAFSPSEIFQAGTQLSFLAVAVLAWLASCQSQRKVHDPLKTLIAQTRPWPVKCWHSIRRIVVDAFLVSLVVWLVTLPLVVYHFHAISPWTVVLSPLLMLPMTLALVGLLLLVGVSIVLPPATIWMGALIDIPLAVIQTIVETTQANAPLTIWSAGPALWWLVGFYGLVIFSGWSILARQIPIRWGVGVVGVWIAVGFGVAIFQANQSVARDDLVCTFVSVGHGTCVLVELPGGQNLLYDCGRLGSPNRAAQSLSAVLWSKGISHLDAIVISHDDVDHFNGLPLILQRFSVGAVFCSDLMEKIPSDLVKTLLDEIDARGIPRKTLSAGQRLATHPDLDVTVLHPTRKGVLGRDNANSLVLLLEYQKKRVLLPGDLESPGTEAVILERPIACDVVMAPHHGSRHSKPEAFYQWCQPRCIVVSSGDRHLEGLADPMEPVRWLNTAGAGMIEVRLAGNGGPIVVTPWQEAPFILGK; encoded by the coding sequence TTGTCCCAGGCTGCCGCAAATCGAACCAATCCGCCTGAGATCTCGCGGACGATTTATCTGCCGCTGGTCTTATTGGCGGCTGCGTTGACTTTTGGCGTGCTGCTGGACTGGGCTTTCGATCTGCCAATGTTGACCTGGGGAGTTGGCTTCTTCCTGACGTTGTTGGCCTGGGCGATCTTATGGAGAAAACGGCACGATAGCTGGGCTTGTGGCGTGCTGCTTGGCGCGGTGGCGATCTTCGGCGGAGGGCTGCATCACGTCCACTGGAACTTCTATCGGACGAGCGAACTCAGCCTGGCTCTTTCCGCGGAGAAGCAGCCGGTGGCCTTGCGCGGGGTTGTGACCGACTATCCTCGCTTCGTTCCGGCCCAGCCGCCTCGGACAGCCTTCGAGTTTCAGCAGTCAGATCAATGGAAGTTGCCGCTAAGGCTCGAGCAGATTCGCAATCGAGCCGAGTGGATCGAAGTTTCTGGCGAGACCGAAGTGTATGTCACTGGTGCCAGCTGCGACTTTGAGCCAGGGCAACCGGTTGCCGTCTTTGCCCAAGCGACGATGGCCGAGCCACCGCTGAACCCTGGCGAGTTCGATCTGGCACGTTGGTCGCGGGGAAAACGATCGAGGATCTTTCTGCGGAGCAACTTTGTCGAGTGCATTCAGCCCATGGGTTCGGCTGCTTCGTTTACGTTACTTTCGCCGCTGCGGCTTGCTCGGCGATACGTGGCCGACCAACTCGTGGCATCGATTTCGCCGCAGTATGAAGGCCTGGCGGAAACCATTTTTCTCGGGCGACGTGAACGACTCGACGACAATACGGACGATGCGTTTCGCCAGACCGGCACGGTGCATCTGTTGGCATTGTCGGGACTGCATCTCGGAATCTTGGCGATGGCTGTCTACGGAGTCTTGCGATACTTGCCTGGCCCGGCGTGGCTACCAGGGGCGGGGTTGCTGCTGCTCACCATCACGTATGTTCTGCTGGTCGACGCGAGGCCGCCGATCCTGCGAGCATCTGGATTGGTGGCGATGATCTGTTTGGGAGAGTTGTTGTTTCGCAAATCGCAGTTCGGCAACAGTCTGGCGATGGCCTGGATCGGCATCGTGGCTTTCAGTCCGAGCGAGATCTTTCAGGCTGGTACACAATTGTCGTTTCTCGCGGTTGCGGTTCTGGCGTGGCTCGCATCTTGTCAGTCGCAAAGGAAAGTGCACGATCCGCTGAAAACCCTGATCGCTCAGACACGTCCCTGGCCGGTGAAGTGCTGGCACTCGATTCGAAGGATCGTGGTCGACGCCTTCCTCGTTTCCCTGGTGGTATGGCTGGTGACGTTGCCGTTGGTCGTGTATCACTTCCACGCGATTTCTCCGTGGACCGTGGTGCTTTCGCCGCTGTTGATGCTGCCGATGACGTTAGCCCTGGTCGGACTGTTGTTACTCGTGGGCGTGTCGATTGTCTTGCCGCCGGCGACCATTTGGATGGGTGCGTTGATTGACATTCCCTTGGCAGTGATTCAGACAATCGTCGAAACAACCCAGGCCAACGCCCCGCTAACCATCTGGTCGGCTGGGCCCGCTTTGTGGTGGCTGGTTGGTTTTTATGGCCTGGTGATCTTCAGCGGCTGGTCGATCCTGGCGCGGCAGATCCCGATTCGCTGGGGAGTTGGCGTCGTTGGGGTTTGGATCGCCGTCGGCTTCGGCGTGGCGATCTTTCAAGCGAATCAGTCGGTGGCCCGCGACGACCTGGTGTGTACGTTCGTCAGTGTTGGCCACGGAACGTGCGTTCTGGTGGAACTGCCAGGCGGACAGAACTTGCTGTATGACTGCGGAAGACTTGGCTCGCCGAACAGGGCAGCCCAATCGCTGTCGGCTGTACTTTGGAGTAAGGGGATCAGTCATCTCGACGCCATCGTGATCTCGCACGACGACGTCGATCACTTCAATGGTTTGCCCCTGATCCTGCAGCGATTCTCGGTCGGGGCGGTCTTCTGTTCGGACCTAATGGAAAAGATTCCCAGCGATCTCGTGAAAACGCTGCTGGACGAAATCGACGCTCGAGGAATCCCCCGCAAGACACTCTCGGCTGGCCAGCGATTGGCGACCCATCCCGATCTCGACGTGACCGTGCTGCATCCGACTCGCAAAGGGGTGCTGGGACGCGATAATGCCAATAGTCTGGTGTTGCTGTTGGAATATCAGAAGAAACGGGTGCTGTTGCCTGGCGATCTCGAGTCGCCCGGGACCGAGGCGGTAATTCTAGAACGGCCGATTGCCTGCGACGTGGTGATGGCCCCGCATCATGGGAGCCGGCACAGCAAGCCCGAGGCGTTTTATCAGTGGTGTCAGCCTCGCTGCATCGTCGTCAGCAGTGGTGATCGGCACTTGGAAGGCTTAGCGGACCCGATGGAGCCAGTCCGCTGGCTGAATACGGCGGGAGCTGGAATGATTGAAGTCCGATTGGCCGGCAATGGTGGGCCGATCGTGGTCACACCTTGGCAAGAAGCCCCGTTTATTTTGGGGAAATAG
- a CDS encoding sulfatase, with amino-acid sequence MPYRIALLLLAVFGTFVSSSTSFAGERPNLIFLLTDDQRFDALGCMGNPVIKTPNIDRLAQEGVVFDNAFATTAICATSRASFLTGQYARRHGVVDFKTVLTPEAFSETFPALLRKAGYRTAFIGKWGVGNNLPADQYDYWKGFAGQGKYFVDGQPHMTRRLENQTLEFLDTCQPDEPFCLQVSFKAAHCQDGPGWQFQHAPEYADYYAEDGITPASTANEVGYQKLPSQLQGGESRVRWGRRFDGDEMYQKNVKDYYRLLTGVDDFVGAMTKKLAEKKLADNTVIVYTSDHGFFLGEHGLAGKWLMYEPSIRIPMIIYDPRLPKADRGQRCDDIVLSIDVAPTLLTLAHVPVPSSMQGSSLTPFLTGQHPADWRTEFLYEHLFPHATIPQSEGVRSEDWKYISYEKTQPKLEQLFDLKNDPQEENNLIDDPKFAKQRDAMRARLDQMRTEFQ; translated from the coding sequence ATGCCCTACCGAATTGCCCTCTTGCTGCTTGCCGTTTTCGGCACCTTTGTTTCGTCGTCGACTTCGTTCGCTGGGGAGCGTCCGAACCTGATTTTCCTGCTGACCGATGACCAGCGTTTTGACGCCCTCGGCTGCATGGGCAATCCGGTTATCAAGACGCCGAACATCGATCGCCTGGCCCAAGAAGGGGTCGTGTTCGATAACGCTTTCGCGACGACCGCCATCTGTGCGACCAGCCGAGCATCGTTCCTGACCGGACAGTATGCCCGCCGCCATGGAGTAGTCGACTTCAAGACCGTGCTGACGCCGGAAGCATTTTCCGAGACCTTCCCTGCCCTGCTCCGCAAGGCGGGCTATCGAACGGCATTCATCGGCAAATGGGGCGTCGGCAATAACCTGCCGGCCGATCAGTATGACTACTGGAAAGGGTTCGCCGGACAAGGCAAGTACTTCGTCGACGGACAGCCACATATGACCCGTCGGCTCGAGAACCAGACGCTCGAGTTCCTCGACACTTGCCAGCCGGATGAACCTTTCTGCCTGCAGGTCAGCTTTAAGGCGGCCCATTGCCAGGATGGACCAGGCTGGCAGTTCCAGCATGCCCCGGAGTATGCCGACTACTACGCAGAAGATGGCATCACGCCTGCTTCGACTGCCAACGAGGTGGGCTACCAGAAACTCCCTTCGCAGCTGCAAGGTGGCGAATCACGCGTGCGTTGGGGACGTCGCTTCGATGGCGACGAAATGTATCAGAAGAATGTGAAGGACTATTACCGATTGCTCACCGGCGTCGACGATTTCGTCGGAGCGATGACCAAGAAGCTGGCGGAAAAGAAGCTCGCCGACAACACGGTGATCGTGTACACGTCGGACCATGGCTTCTTTTTGGGTGAACATGGCCTGGCCGGTAAGTGGCTGATGTACGAACCTTCGATTCGCATTCCGATGATCATCTACGATCCGCGTCTGCCAAAAGCGGACCGAGGACAACGCTGTGACGACATCGTGCTGAGTATCGACGTTGCTCCAACCTTGCTGACGCTGGCCCACGTGCCGGTTCCATCGTCGATGCAGGGCAGCAGCCTGACGCCATTTCTGACTGGCCAACATCCGGCCGACTGGCGAACCGAATTCCTTTACGAGCATCTTTTTCCGCACGCGACCATTCCGCAAAGCGAAGGGGTGCGATCGGAAGATTGGAAGTACATCTCGTACGAAAAGACCCAGCCGAAACTGGAACAGCTTTTCGACCTGAAGAACGATCCTCAGGAAGAGAACAACTTGATCGACGATCCAAAGTTCGCCAAGCAGCGAGACGCGATGCGAGCTCGGCTCGATCAAATGCGAACCGAGTTCCAATAG
- a CDS encoding FMN-binding glutamate synthase family protein gives MTWLTGSLLVVGLGLVCMVIYDLTQRKHAILRNFPIVGHFRYWLEAIGPELRQYIVTSDNEERPFSRAQRRWVYASSKRENNYFGFGTDNDLELASNHLIVKHSAFPVNTPNPTDPLYDSEFQLPCAKILGGYRQRRHAFRPTSLINISGMSYGSLSGRAVEALNRGAALAGCLQNTGEGGVSPYHLAGGDLMLQLGTAYFGCRDAHGRFELSKLKDICAAYPIRAIEIKLSQGAKPGVGGLLPASKITKEIAAIRGIPMGKDCASPSGHQEFHDVDSMLDFVERIADATGLPVGIKSAVGETRFWTELALQMANTARGVDFVTVDGGEGGTGAAPLVFADHVALPFKIGFARVYHEFIDAGVHHHVVFNGSGKLGFPENSLFALALGCDMISVAREAMLSIGCIQAQRCHTGHCPAGVATQNAWLMRGLDPTSKGVRAANYIVTLRKDLMRLSHSCGVWHPALVTLDHFELLNVGSPSKPATEVFDQRADWGLPSPADQQVIRTIMQTPYKERGPLMDAKSIKQTSLGSDLISMN, from the coding sequence ATGACGTGGTTAACGGGAAGTTTGCTGGTCGTGGGCCTGGGGTTGGTCTGCATGGTGATCTACGACCTGACGCAGCGAAAGCATGCGATCCTGCGGAATTTTCCGATCGTGGGGCACTTCCGTTACTGGCTGGAAGCGATCGGTCCAGAGCTGCGGCAGTACATTGTCACCAGCGATAACGAAGAACGCCCCTTCAGCCGAGCTCAGCGCCGCTGGGTGTATGCCTCGTCAAAGCGAGAGAACAACTACTTCGGCTTCGGAACCGATAACGATCTGGAACTGGCCTCGAATCACTTGATCGTGAAGCATTCGGCCTTTCCGGTGAATACTCCGAATCCGACCGATCCATTGTACGACTCCGAGTTCCAATTGCCGTGCGCCAAGATCCTGGGCGGCTATCGCCAGCGGCGGCATGCATTTCGACCGACCAGTTTGATCAACATCTCCGGGATGAGCTACGGCTCGCTAAGCGGTCGCGCGGTTGAAGCATTGAATCGCGGGGCAGCCCTCGCTGGCTGCCTGCAAAACACCGGGGAAGGGGGCGTCAGTCCCTATCACCTGGCAGGCGGCGACTTGATGCTGCAGCTGGGGACGGCTTACTTCGGTTGCCGCGATGCCCATGGTCGCTTCGAGTTGTCGAAGCTGAAAGACATTTGCGCTGCCTATCCGATTCGAGCGATCGAAATCAAGTTGAGCCAGGGCGCCAAGCCAGGTGTCGGTGGTCTTCTACCGGCCAGCAAGATCACCAAAGAGATCGCCGCGATTCGTGGCATTCCGATGGGCAAGGATTGTGCCAGCCCGAGCGGGCATCAAGAGTTTCACGACGTCGACAGCATGCTCGACTTTGTGGAACGCATCGCAGACGCTACCGGTTTACCGGTCGGTATCAAGTCGGCGGTGGGGGAAACGAGATTCTGGACGGAACTCGCGCTGCAGATGGCGAACACGGCTCGTGGTGTCGACTTCGTGACCGTCGATGGTGGTGAAGGCGGGACCGGCGCAGCGCCGCTCGTCTTCGCGGATCACGTGGCGTTGCCATTCAAGATCGGCTTTGCCCGGGTCTATCACGAATTCATCGATGCCGGCGTGCACCATCATGTGGTGTTCAACGGTTCCGGAAAGCTCGGCTTCCCAGAGAACTCGTTGTTTGCCCTGGCCCTTGGCTGCGACATGATCAGCGTGGCTCGCGAAGCGATGCTGTCGATCGGCTGCATCCAGGCTCAACGCTGCCACACCGGGCATTGCCCGGCAGGGGTTGCGACTCAAAATGCCTGGCTGATGCGCGGACTCGATCCGACCTCGAAGGGCGTTCGAGCGGCGAACTACATCGTGACGCTACGGAAAGACTTGATGCGGCTGAGTCACTCGTGCGGTGTGTGGCATCCTGCCTTGGTGACGCTCGATCACTTCGAGCTGCTGAACGTCGGTTCGCCATCGAAGCCGGCAACCGAAGTCTTTGATCAGCGAGCCGACTGGGGACTTCCGTCGCCAGCCGACCAGCAGGTGATCCGAACCATCATGCAGACCCCTTACAAAGAACGAGGTCCGCTGATGGATGCCAAGAGCATCAAGCAGACCTCGCTGGGGTCGGACTTGATCTCGATGAACTAA